Proteins encoded in a region of the Myxococcus guangdongensis genome:
- a CDS encoding amidohydrolase family protein, whose product MSWSTPHAGWKSWWLVSFLGVFACARNVPEAVRGGEGTPGGAVVVLQGARLIDGNGGPPLEDATLVIEGETLRAVGPWAEVTVPSGAQVLDVKGKSVFPGLVADHSHLGVVDGTKSGSGHFTRENVLRQARQYEVYGVTTVMSLGFNTELFPKLQEELNAGAPKGADILGADRGLGVPDGAPPVGVGTDQLYRPRTVEEARAAVRESASRRPAMVKIWVDDFHHSVPVKMTPEVQAAIIDEAHQQGLRVAAHVYYLDDAKRLVREGVDVLAHGIRDRPVDDELVREMKARGTWYVPTLGLDETFYIYAEAPEWMRTSFFQHAVQPALAAQFADPAWRAKTLGDAKALAQNRASVAMNLRNVKALHDAGVSIGFGTDSGANPLRIPGFAEHRELELMVQAGLTPLEALRHATRDAAALLKLDDRGTLAVGKRADFVLVEGNPAADILDTRRIVGVWHRGKRVSGGVEDLTP is encoded by the coding sequence GTGTCCTGGTCGACGCCGCACGCCGGCTGGAAGTCCTGGTGGCTCGTTTCATTCCTGGGCGTGTTCGCGTGCGCGCGAAATGTGCCGGAGGCGGTGCGCGGTGGTGAGGGGACGCCGGGCGGCGCCGTGGTGGTGCTCCAGGGCGCGCGGCTCATCGACGGCAATGGAGGCCCGCCCCTCGAGGACGCGACGTTGGTCATCGAGGGCGAGACGCTCCGCGCGGTGGGGCCGTGGGCCGAGGTGACGGTGCCGTCCGGTGCGCAGGTGCTCGACGTGAAGGGCAAGAGCGTGTTTCCGGGGCTCGTCGCGGACCACTCGCACCTGGGCGTGGTGGATGGGACGAAGTCGGGGTCGGGCCACTTCACGCGCGAGAATGTCTTGCGACAGGCCCGGCAGTACGAGGTGTACGGCGTCACCACGGTGATGTCGCTCGGGTTCAACACGGAGCTGTTCCCGAAGTTGCAGGAGGAACTCAACGCGGGGGCACCGAAAGGCGCGGACATCCTGGGCGCGGACCGGGGGCTGGGTGTACCGGACGGTGCGCCGCCGGTGGGAGTGGGGACGGACCAGCTCTATCGGCCGAGGACGGTGGAGGAGGCGAGGGCGGCAGTGAGGGAGTCGGCGTCACGTCGGCCGGCGATGGTGAAGATCTGGGTGGATGACTTCCACCACTCGGTGCCGGTGAAGATGACGCCGGAGGTGCAGGCGGCCATCATCGACGAGGCGCATCAGCAGGGGCTGCGCGTGGCCGCGCATGTCTACTACCTGGACGATGCAAAGCGACTGGTGCGCGAGGGCGTGGACGTGCTCGCGCACGGCATCCGAGACAGGCCCGTGGACGACGAGCTGGTGCGGGAGATGAAGGCGCGGGGGACGTGGTACGTGCCGACGCTGGGGTTGGACGAGACGTTCTACATCTACGCGGAGGCGCCGGAGTGGATGCGCACGTCGTTCTTCCAGCACGCGGTGCAGCCGGCGCTGGCGGCGCAGTTCGCGGACCCGGCGTGGCGCGCGAAGACGCTGGGAGATGCGAAGGCGCTGGCGCAGAACCGCGCGTCGGTGGCGATGAACCTGCGCAACGTGAAGGCGCTCCACGACGCGGGTGTGTCCATTGGTTTCGGGACGGACTCGGGGGCAAACCCCTTGCGGATTCCCGGCTTCGCGGAGCACCGGGAGTTGGAGCTGATGGTGCAGGCGGGGCTGACGCCGCTCGAGGCCCTGCGTCACGCCACGCGGGACGCGGCCGCGCTCTTGAAGCTCGACGACCGTGGGACGCTGGCGGTCGGCAAGCGCGCGGACTTCGTGCTGGTGGAAGGCAACCCGGCGGCGGACATCCTGGACACCCGCCGCATCGTCGGCGTGTGGCACCGGGGCAAACGCGTGAGCGGCGGTGTGGAGGACCTCACGCCCTGA
- a CDS encoding aldo/keto reductase, with amino-acid sequence MTQMTYRRLGRSGLTVSTVGLGCNNFGMRIDAQGTRAVVDAALDAGITLFDTSDSYGTSEELLGEALGKRRGDIILATKFGSDLKGDNGADWGARGSRRYIRRAIERSLRRLRTDWIDLYQLHWPDPATPLEETLSALTELVREGKVRYIGSSNLKGWQVTEAEWLSRTRGMERFISAQNEYSLIGRGVEEDLVPALQEHGIGLLPYFPLASGLLTGKYQRGAKAGENTRVKQWNMGGLLADKVFDAIEKLETFAKERSLSLLDVAMGGLAARPTVASVIAGATSAEQVRANAKAGLWTPRPEDTAALEALLPKGRGISVNDVLRGE; translated from the coding sequence ATGACCCAGATGACCTACCGCCGCCTCGGACGCTCCGGCCTCACCGTCTCCACGGTGGGCCTGGGCTGCAACAACTTCGGCATGCGCATCGATGCGCAGGGCACACGCGCCGTCGTGGACGCGGCGCTGGACGCCGGCATCACCCTGTTCGACACCTCGGACTCGTACGGCACCTCGGAGGAGCTGCTCGGCGAGGCGCTGGGCAAGCGCCGGGGCGACATCATCCTCGCCACCAAGTTCGGCAGCGACCTGAAGGGAGACAACGGCGCGGACTGGGGCGCGCGCGGCTCGCGTCGCTACATTCGCCGCGCGATCGAGCGCTCCCTGCGGCGGCTGCGCACGGACTGGATCGACTTGTACCAGCTCCACTGGCCAGACCCGGCGACGCCGCTCGAGGAGACCCTGAGCGCGCTCACCGAGCTCGTACGCGAGGGCAAGGTCCGCTACATCGGCTCGTCCAACCTCAAGGGCTGGCAGGTGACGGAGGCCGAGTGGCTCTCCCGCACGCGCGGCATGGAGCGCTTCATCAGCGCCCAGAACGAGTACAGCCTCATCGGCCGCGGCGTGGAGGAGGACCTGGTCCCCGCGCTGCAGGAGCACGGCATCGGCCTGCTCCCCTACTTCCCCCTGGCCAGCGGCCTGCTCACCGGCAAGTACCAACGCGGCGCGAAGGCGGGTGAGAACACCCGCGTGAAGCAGTGGAACATGGGCGGACTGCTCGCCGACAAGGTCTTCGACGCCATCGAGAAGCTGGAGACCTTCGCGAAGGAGCGCTCCCTCTCCCTGCTCGACGTGGCCATGGGAGGACTGGCGGCCCGGCCCACCGTGGCCTCCGTCATCGCCGGCGCCACCTCCGCCGAACAGGTGCGCGCCAACGCCAAGGCCGGCCTGTGGACGCCCCGGCCCGAGGACACCGCGGCGCTCGAGGCGCTCCTGCCCAAGGGCCGCGGTATCAGCGTCAACGACGTGCTGCGTGGCGAATAG
- a CDS encoding class I SAM-dependent methyltransferase has translation MADTNETDESLGLAAYSTFAERYATFAQTKPHNALYERPATMALLGEVAGLRVLDAGCGPGFCSEKLARGGATVHAFDVTPEMVTLARSRCVGLPVEVRTGDLSAPLDWLASATFDRIVCSLALDYVRHLAPVFGEFRRVARPNAQLVFSMGHPMRDWNDVRCRGDGTYFDTTRFGMYWSGFGEPKPYVQGYRRPLADILNALSEAGWRLDRVVEPKPLDDMKVADPRLFEELSQAPGFICLRAR, from the coding sequence ATGGCAGACACGAACGAGACGGACGAGTCGCTCGGCCTCGCCGCGTATTCGACGTTCGCGGAGCGATACGCGACCTTCGCGCAGACGAAGCCGCACAATGCGCTCTATGAACGGCCCGCGACGATGGCGCTGCTCGGTGAGGTCGCCGGGCTGCGCGTGCTCGACGCCGGCTGTGGGCCGGGCTTCTGCAGCGAGAAGCTCGCGCGCGGTGGCGCCACCGTCCACGCCTTCGACGTGACACCGGAGATGGTCACCCTCGCCCGTTCGCGCTGCGTCGGGCTCCCGGTGGAGGTGAGGACAGGAGACCTGTCGGCGCCACTCGATTGGCTTGCCTCGGCGACCTTCGACCGCATCGTGTGCTCGCTCGCGCTCGACTACGTGCGACACCTGGCGCCGGTGTTCGGCGAGTTCCGCCGCGTCGCACGGCCCAACGCGCAGCTCGTGTTCTCCATGGGCCACCCGATGCGCGACTGGAACGACGTGCGCTGTCGCGGCGACGGGACCTACTTCGACACCACGCGCTTCGGGATGTACTGGTCCGGCTTCGGTGAGCCGAAGCCTTACGTCCAGGGATACCGCCGCCCCCTCGCCGACATCCTGAACGCGCTGTCAGAGGCGGGCTGGAGGCTCGACCGCGTCGTCGAACCCAAGCCACTCGACGACATGAAGGTGGCGGACCCTCGCCTGTTCGAGGAGTTGTCCCAGGCCCCCGGCTTCATCTGCCTCCGGGCCCGCTGA
- a CDS encoding hybrid sensor histidine kinase/response regulator — protein sequence MESPSAVKCLLVDDLEENLIALGALLKRDDVEVLQARSGAEALELLLAHEDVALAFLDVQMPEMDGFELAELMRGMARTRHIPIIFVTAGSTDKRRLFKGYDTGAVDFLYKPLEPLVLRNKAEVFFQLHRQKQQLARQLDELTETLRLNEMFTAVLGHDLRNPLSAMLTAADLLQRRSEDEHVRKTAGRMLSSGKRMGRMIEDVLDLARARLAGGIPLRRGETDFGALVLRMVQEHQSASSRPLIEVSQEGDLVGDWDSDRLAQVASNLIGNALQHGDASAPVQLRLDGTDADAVRFSVRNLGVIPLELQAHLFDPFRGGAQRRGRTGGLGLGLYIVQQIIQAHHGAVEVESGSSLYTEFRVSLPRRGTEVIKL from the coding sequence ATGGAGTCCCCGTCCGCGGTGAAGTGCCTGCTCGTGGATGACCTGGAGGAGAACCTCATCGCGCTGGGCGCGCTGCTCAAGCGCGACGACGTGGAGGTCCTCCAGGCGCGCTCGGGTGCCGAGGCGCTGGAGCTGCTGCTGGCGCACGAGGACGTGGCGCTGGCGTTCCTCGACGTGCAGATGCCGGAGATGGACGGCTTCGAACTGGCGGAGCTGATGCGCGGCATGGCGCGCACGCGGCACATCCCCATCATCTTCGTGACGGCGGGCTCCACCGACAAGCGGCGCCTCTTCAAGGGCTACGACACCGGCGCGGTGGACTTCCTCTACAAGCCGCTGGAGCCGCTGGTGCTGCGCAACAAGGCGGAGGTGTTCTTCCAGCTCCACCGGCAGAAGCAGCAGCTGGCGCGGCAGCTGGACGAGCTGACGGAGACGCTGCGGCTCAACGAGATGTTCACCGCGGTGCTGGGCCATGATTTGCGCAACCCGCTGAGCGCGATGCTCACGGCGGCGGACCTGCTGCAGCGGCGCTCGGAGGACGAGCACGTCCGCAAGACGGCGGGCCGCATGTTGTCGAGCGGCAAGCGCATGGGGCGCATGATTGAGGACGTGCTGGACCTGGCGCGGGCGCGGCTCGCCGGGGGCATCCCGCTCCGGCGCGGGGAGACGGACTTCGGCGCGCTGGTGCTGCGCATGGTGCAGGAGCACCAGTCGGCCTCGTCGCGGCCCCTCATCGAGGTGTCCCAGGAGGGAGACCTGGTGGGCGACTGGGACTCGGACCGGCTCGCGCAGGTGGCGTCGAACCTCATCGGCAACGCGCTCCAGCACGGCGACGCGAGCGCGCCGGTGCAGCTGCGGCTGGATGGGACGGACGCGGACGCGGTGCGCTTCTCGGTGAGGAACCTGGGCGTCATCCCGCTGGAGCTCCAGGCGCACCTGTTCGACCCGTTCCGGGGAGGCGCCCAGCGACGTGGGCGCACCGGCGGATTGGGGTTGGGGCTCTACATCGTCCAGCAGATCATCCAGGCCCACCACGGCGCGGTGGAGGTGGAGTCGGGCTCCAGCCTCTACACCGAGTTCCGGGTGAGCCTGCCGCGCCGGGGCACCGAGGTCATCAAGCTGTAG
- a CDS encoding TetR/AcrR family transcriptional regulator, with product MTHSGRKPDEGERYKAILETAARLICERGYEGTSMQEIAAACRMTKAGLYHHIQNKEQLLFAIMNYGMDLFEEQVLSRVQDIADPVERLRACMRHNILLVTRGWSKEVIIILHEHATLTGEARAFIDSRKKRYVDFLEEAFSQAAQQGRIRPVDPTIGAFSFLGMVLWVYKWFKPDGRLSDEQIADGMVELLFPPIVAAAVDGQPGVSSLRMVPRAAASGAGSGGSSGTEGT from the coding sequence GTGACGCATAGCGGACGGAAGCCGGATGAAGGCGAGCGCTACAAGGCCATCCTGGAGACGGCGGCGCGGCTCATCTGCGAGCGCGGCTACGAAGGCACCTCGATGCAGGAGATCGCCGCCGCGTGCCGGATGACGAAGGCGGGGCTCTACCACCACATCCAGAACAAGGAGCAGCTGCTCTTCGCCATCATGAACTACGGGATGGACCTGTTCGAGGAGCAGGTCCTCTCGCGCGTGCAGGACATCGCGGACCCGGTGGAGCGACTGCGCGCGTGCATGCGCCACAACATCCTGCTGGTGACGCGCGGGTGGAGCAAGGAGGTCATCATCATCCTCCACGAGCACGCCACGCTCACCGGTGAGGCGCGCGCGTTCATCGACAGCCGCAAGAAGCGCTACGTCGACTTCCTGGAGGAGGCCTTCTCGCAGGCCGCGCAGCAGGGGCGCATCCGTCCCGTCGACCCGACCATCGGCGCGTTCTCGTTCCTGGGCATGGTGCTGTGGGTCTACAAGTGGTTCAAGCCCGACGGCCGCCTCTCGGATGAGCAGATCGCCGACGGCATGGTGGAGCTGCTCTTCCCGCCCATCGTCGCCGCCGCGGTGGATGGTCAGCCCGGGGTGTCCTCGCTGCGCATGGTGCCGCGCGCCGCCGCGTCGGGCGCCGGCTCCGGTGGCTCGTCCGGAACGGAGGGGACGTGA
- a CDS encoding alcohol dehydrogenase catalytic domain-containing protein, protein MKAIVLRSFGEAGNLKMEDVPVPAPGKGEVLLRVHACGVCYHDVINRRGNLPRTHVPAILGHEAAGEVVAVGPETPGWKTGDRAATLQRMSCGTCALCRSGRNSLCKTDNRFFGEELPGGYSQFMVAPVAGLGRVPSSLPWAEAATVCCTTGTAVHTLRTRGRIRAGETVLITGASGGVGMSAVQLAKLDGARVIAVTSGEAKVQPLRAAGADEVILSRGLDFAAEVRKRTQGQGVDLAVEIVGSATFDQTLKAMAPGGRLVVVGNLESGLVQVNPGLIIVKELEIIGAYATNQAELDEALRLTATGGVRQFVTDTVPLAEAARAHFRLENREVAGRLVLVPPEA, encoded by the coding sequence ATGAAGGCCATTGTTCTGCGCAGTTTTGGTGAAGCCGGCAATTTGAAAATGGAGGACGTCCCCGTCCCCGCACCGGGCAAGGGTGAAGTCTTGCTGCGGGTTCACGCTTGCGGGGTTTGTTATCACGATGTCATCAACCGTCGTGGCAACCTGCCTCGCACCCACGTGCCAGCGATTCTCGGCCACGAGGCCGCGGGTGAAGTCGTGGCGGTGGGCCCCGAGACACCGGGATGGAAGACAGGCGACCGGGCGGCGACGCTCCAGCGGATGTCGTGTGGCACGTGCGCGCTGTGCCGCAGCGGGCGCAACAGTCTGTGCAAGACGGACAATCGCTTCTTCGGCGAGGAGCTGCCCGGCGGGTATTCACAGTTCATGGTGGCGCCCGTCGCGGGGCTGGGCCGCGTGCCGTCGTCGCTCCCCTGGGCGGAGGCCGCCACGGTGTGCTGCACCACGGGCACGGCGGTGCACACGCTGCGCACCCGGGGTCGCATCCGTGCGGGTGAAACAGTGCTCATCACCGGGGCCAGCGGCGGGGTGGGAATGTCCGCGGTGCAATTGGCCAAGCTGGACGGAGCGCGAGTCATCGCCGTGACGTCTGGCGAAGCCAAGGTGCAGCCGCTGCGGGCCGCGGGCGCGGATGAAGTCATCCTGTCTCGCGGGCTCGATTTCGCGGCGGAGGTGCGCAAGCGCACGCAGGGACAAGGTGTCGACCTCGCCGTGGAGATCGTCGGCAGCGCCACCTTCGACCAGACGCTCAAGGCCATGGCGCCCGGAGGCCGGCTCGTCGTGGTGGGAAACCTGGAGTCAGGTCTCGTGCAAGTGAATCCCGGGCTCATTATCGTCAAGGAGCTGGAGATCATCGGCGCGTATGCCACGAATCAGGCGGAGCTCGATGAGGCCCTCCGGCTGACGGCGACGGGCGGGGTGCGTCAATTCGTCACGGACACGGTTCCGCTGGCTGAAGCAGCGCGGGCGCATTTCCGACTGGAGAACCGCGAGGTGGCGGGCCGGTTGGTCTTGGTGCCGCCCGAGGCGTGA
- a CDS encoding CoA transferase subunit A, with protein sequence MKTARWCSLEDAVASIPDGASLATGGFMLGRAPMALVMELIAQERRGLRLISLPNPLPAELLVAGGCLAHLDIAFGALSLEGRVRPMPCIKRGIEQGTLSWREHDGYRVVQRLRAASMGLPFIPAPDADVSGLAQAEPPRTVVDPFTGESVPVEPAYFPDVALIHARAADERGNLYMEDPTTDLLVAGAARRVIATVEERVTKLPRATIPGFQVDRIVLAPGGALPTGCAGLYPHDDAMLARYLSLAEAGQEAEFLASLKTRRAA encoded by the coding sequence GTGAAGACCGCGCGTTGGTGCTCGCTGGAGGACGCCGTCGCGTCCATCCCCGACGGTGCGTCGCTGGCCACGGGCGGCTTCATGCTCGGCCGCGCACCCATGGCGCTGGTGATGGAGCTCATCGCCCAGGAGCGCCGGGGCCTGCGCCTCATCTCACTGCCCAACCCGCTGCCCGCCGAGCTGCTCGTCGCGGGCGGGTGTCTCGCCCACCTGGACATCGCCTTCGGCGCGCTGAGCCTGGAGGGCCGCGTGCGCCCCATGCCCTGTATCAAACGGGGAATCGAACAAGGCACCCTGTCGTGGCGCGAGCATGACGGCTACCGCGTCGTCCAGCGGCTGCGCGCCGCCTCCATGGGCCTGCCCTTCATCCCCGCGCCCGACGCGGATGTGTCGGGGCTCGCCCAAGCGGAGCCTCCGCGCACCGTGGTGGACCCGTTCACCGGCGAGAGCGTCCCGGTGGAGCCCGCCTACTTCCCGGACGTGGCGCTGATTCACGCGCGCGCCGCGGACGAGCGCGGCAACCTCTACATGGAAGACCCCACCACGGACCTGCTGGTCGCGGGCGCCGCGCGCCGCGTGATTGCCACGGTGGAGGAGCGCGTGACGAAGCTGCCTCGCGCCACCATCCCCGGCTTCCAGGTGGACCGCATCGTCCTCGCTCCCGGCGGCGCGCTGCCCACCGGCTGCGCGGGGCTGTATCCCCACGACGACGCGATGCTCGCGCGCTACCTGTCGCTCGCCGAGGCGGGCCAGGAGGCGGAGTTCCTCGCCTCGCTGAAGACACGGAGGGCGGCATGA
- a CDS encoding ribokinase: MVARRQADILVVGGISTDFLVQGPRLPRQGQNVEGHLFLESLGGKGANASVAAARLGARATLVGRVGADARGLGLLEQLEGEGVDTLAVARDPGASTGVVLEMVDESGHRQSLSAEGANRRMRVPDVLAAEERISRADVLLVQLEVPLEVVVAAVHVARAAGTHVVLDPAPPTSLPEELLEAVHVIRLNDLEAEVLTGVEVVDRESARQAAENLLRRGVGSAVVAAPQGNLLLGADSELWLPNLPVDWVDTTGAGDAFSAALCVALGERRPLADAARFAHATSALATMRLGALSGLPNREQVESFMARLAMSALSREPATW; this comes from the coding sequence ATGGTCGCGCGTCGACAGGCGGACATCCTGGTGGTCGGTGGAATCAGCACGGACTTCCTGGTCCAGGGGCCTCGGCTCCCGAGGCAGGGACAGAACGTGGAGGGGCATCTGTTCCTGGAGAGCCTGGGCGGAAAGGGCGCCAACGCTTCGGTGGCCGCCGCGCGACTGGGCGCCCGGGCGACGTTGGTGGGGCGGGTGGGAGCGGATGCGCGCGGGCTCGGGCTGCTGGAACAGTTGGAGGGCGAGGGCGTGGACACGCTCGCCGTGGCGAGGGACCCGGGCGCGAGCACCGGCGTCGTGCTCGAGATGGTGGATGAATCCGGGCACCGACAGAGCCTGTCCGCCGAGGGCGCCAACCGACGGATGCGAGTCCCCGACGTGCTCGCCGCCGAGGAGCGCATCTCCCGCGCGGATGTCCTGCTGGTGCAATTGGAAGTACCGCTCGAGGTCGTCGTCGCGGCGGTCCATGTCGCGCGGGCCGCGGGGACTCACGTGGTGCTGGACCCGGCGCCGCCCACGTCGCTGCCCGAGGAGCTGCTCGAGGCGGTCCATGTCATCCGGCTCAATGACCTGGAGGCGGAGGTGCTGACGGGCGTCGAGGTGGTGGACCGCGAGTCCGCGCGTCAGGCGGCGGAGAACCTGTTGCGTCGGGGCGTCGGCTCCGCGGTCGTCGCCGCGCCACAGGGCAACCTGCTCCTCGGGGCCGACAGTGAGCTGTGGTTGCCCAATCTCCCGGTGGACTGGGTGGACACCACGGGCGCGGGGGATGCGTTCTCCGCGGCGCTGTGTGTGGCATTGGGTGAGCGACGCCCCTTGGCCGATGCGGCCCGCTTCGCGCACGCCACGTCGGCCCTGGCCACGATGCGGCTGGGGGCGCTGTCGGGGTTGCCGAACCGTGAGCAGGTCGAGTCCTTCATGGCCCGGCTGGCCATGTCGGCGCTGTCTCGTGAGCCCGCGACCTGGTGA
- a CDS encoding CoA-transferase subunit beta: MSATLDITPAETVVSLLARQIDDGAVVATGVASPLAILAIAVARATHAPDLTYLACVGSLDPDIPSLLPSSEDLGYLEGRSAEITIPDLFDHARRGRVDTVFFGAAEVDASGSTNMTASGSLERPRTKFPGVAGAATLRQWVHRPVLLVPRQSRRNLVPEVQVATTRDPRRDVRLLTDLGVFELGASGARLTARHPWASTEDIAERTGFDFMVDDSLAITPLPDARTVAAIRALDPRGLRDQLVGR; the protein is encoded by the coding sequence ATGAGCGCCACCCTGGACATCACCCCCGCGGAGACGGTGGTCTCCCTGCTCGCGCGACAGATTGACGACGGCGCCGTGGTGGCCACGGGCGTCGCCTCGCCGCTGGCCATCCTCGCCATCGCCGTGGCCCGCGCCACGCACGCGCCGGACCTGACGTACCTGGCCTGCGTGGGCTCGCTGGACCCGGACATCCCCTCGCTGCTCCCCTCCTCCGAGGACCTGGGCTACCTGGAGGGACGCTCGGCGGAGATCACCATCCCGGACTTGTTCGACCACGCGCGCCGTGGCCGGGTGGACACCGTCTTCTTCGGCGCCGCCGAGGTCGATGCCAGCGGCAGCACCAACATGACGGCGAGCGGCAGCCTGGAGCGCCCGCGCACCAAGTTCCCCGGCGTGGCCGGCGCCGCCACGCTGCGCCAGTGGGTCCACCGCCCCGTGTTGCTGGTGCCGCGCCAGTCGCGCCGCAACCTGGTGCCCGAGGTGCAGGTGGCCACCACGAGAGACCCGCGCCGCGACGTGCGGCTCCTGACCGACTTGGGCGTCTTCGAGCTGGGCGCCTCGGGCGCGAGGCTGACGGCGCGCCATCCGTGGGCCTCGACCGAGGACATCGCCGAGCGCACGGGCTTCGACTTCATGGTGGACGACTCGCTCGCCATCACCCCGCTGCCGGACGCGCGCACCGTCGCCGCCATCCGCGCGTTGGACCCTCGCGGCCTGCGCGACCAGCTCGTCGGTCGCTGA
- a CDS encoding hydroxymethylglutaryl-CoA synthase family protein — protein MQRKVGIEALAVAVPSRYVDIEDLARARNVDPAKFTSGLGAREMAVTDPGEDTVALAATAAARLIQQQGVDPSRVGMLVVGTETGIDHSKPVASHVQGLLKLPRTMRTYDTQHACYGGTAGLMAATEWIASGAGAGKVAIVVCSDIARYGLNTAGEPTQGGGAVALLVSEQPDLLALDVGLNGTCTMDVYDFWRPIGRREALVDGHYSINCYLEALSGAYRGWREKALAAGLVRWSGSLPGEQLARIAYHVPFCKMARKAHTQLRLCDLEDAKETQLGTPEAREELAKSAVSYDAQVASSLGLNSRIGNVYTASLYLALAGLLHGEAAKLANQRIGLLSYGSGCMAEFFSGVVGEKAAERMARADLDTVLARRERVPIEEYERLMKLASDAPEAKPPHPGAFRLSEIRDHKRLYAEGGAA, from the coding sequence ATGCAGAGAAAAGTTGGAATCGAGGCCCTGGCGGTCGCGGTGCCCTCCCGCTACGTGGACATCGAGGACCTGGCGCGCGCCCGCAACGTGGACCCGGCGAAGTTCACCTCGGGCCTCGGGGCTCGGGAGATGGCCGTCACGGACCCGGGTGAGGACACGGTGGCGCTGGCCGCCACGGCGGCGGCGCGGCTCATCCAGCAGCAGGGCGTGGACCCGTCGCGCGTGGGCATGCTCGTGGTGGGCACGGAGACGGGCATCGACCACTCCAAGCCTGTCGCGTCACACGTTCAGGGTCTGTTGAAGCTGCCGCGGACGATGCGCACGTATGACACGCAGCACGCCTGTTATGGCGGCACCGCGGGGCTGATGGCCGCGACGGAGTGGATTGCCTCGGGTGCGGGTGCGGGCAAGGTCGCCATCGTGGTGTGCTCGGACATCGCCCGCTACGGATTGAATACAGCGGGCGAGCCGACGCAGGGCGGTGGCGCGGTGGCACTGCTGGTCTCCGAGCAGCCGGACCTGCTCGCCCTCGACGTGGGGCTCAACGGCACGTGCACCATGGATGTGTATGACTTCTGGCGGCCCATTGGCCGGCGAGAGGCCCTGGTGGACGGGCACTACTCCATCAACTGCTACCTGGAGGCCCTGTCCGGCGCGTACCGGGGCTGGCGCGAGAAGGCGCTGGCGGCGGGGCTGGTGCGCTGGTCGGGCTCACTGCCGGGGGAGCAGCTCGCGCGCATCGCGTACCACGTGCCCTTCTGCAAGATGGCGCGCAAGGCGCACACGCAGCTGCGGCTGTGTGATTTGGAGGACGCGAAGGAGACACAGCTCGGGACGCCCGAGGCTCGCGAAGAGCTGGCGAAGTCGGCCGTCAGCTATGACGCGCAGGTCGCCTCGTCGCTGGGGCTCAACTCGCGCATCGGCAATGTGTACACGGCGTCGCTGTACCTGGCGCTCGCGGGGCTGCTGCACGGCGAGGCCGCGAAGCTCGCGAACCAGCGGATTGGCCTGCTGTCCTACGGCAGCGGGTGCATGGCGGAGTTCTTCTCCGGCGTCGTCGGGGAGAAGGCCGCCGAGCGCATGGCGCGCGCGGACCTGGACACCGTCCTGGCCCGGCGCGAGCGCGTCCCCATCGAGGAGTACGAGCGGCTGATGAAGCTGGCCTCGGATGCCCCCGAGGCGAAGCCTCCGCACCCGGGCGCGTTCCGCCTCTCGGAGATTCGCGACCACAAGCGCCTGTACGCCGAGGGCGGCGCGGCGTGA